From Pseudomonadota bacterium, a single genomic window includes:
- a CDS encoding rod shape-determining protein produces MFFPFDSLFGWLSNDLAIDLGTANTLVFVKGKGIVLREPSVVAVRQDGRTNKVLAVGKEAKMMLGRTPGNIQAIRPIRDGVIADFEVTEAMLRYFINKVHNRRTLVHPRIIISVPSGITQVERRAVRESAESAGAREVYLIDEPMAAAIGSGLPITEPTANMVVDIGGGTTEVAVISLAGVVYSSSLRVAGDKMDDAILHYIKRKHNLAIGEHSAEVIKTTIGDVMPEAPYETMDIKGRDLVSGVPKTLTIDSNEIRAAISEQVDAIVEAVKMALELTPPELSADIVDQGIVLTGGGALLRNLDKRLREETGLPIIIADDPLSSVVLGSGKALENIDELKDVMSN; encoded by the coding sequence ATGTTCTTTCCTTTTGACTCGCTTTTCGGCTGGCTGTCCAATGATCTGGCCATTGACCTTGGTACCGCAAACACGCTGGTTTTTGTAAAGGGAAAAGGGATTGTCCTGCGGGAACCCTCGGTGGTTGCCGTCCGCCAGGACGGCAGAACCAACAAGGTCCTCGCGGTCGGCAAGGAGGCCAAGATGATGCTCGGCCGTACTCCGGGCAATATTCAGGCTATCCGGCCGATCCGGGACGGGGTCATCGCCGACTTTGAAGTGACCGAGGCGATGCTCCGTTACTTCATCAACAAGGTGCACAACCGAAGGACCCTGGTCCATCCGCGAATCATCATCAGTGTCCCTTCGGGCATCACCCAGGTTGAAAGACGGGCGGTGCGTGAATCGGCGGAGTCCGCCGGCGCACGGGAAGTTTATCTTATCGATGAGCCCATGGCGGCGGCAATCGGATCAGGCCTGCCGATCACCGAGCCGACAGCCAACATGGTCGTTGATATCGGCGGCGGCACAACCGAAGTTGCCGTTATCTCACTGGCCGGGGTCGTCTATTCAAGTTCTCTCCGGGTTGCCGGCGACAAGATGGATGACGCCATCCTCCACTATATCAAGCGCAAACACAATCTGGCCATCGGCGAGCATTCCGCCGAGGTCATCAAGACCACCATCGGCGATGTGATGCCTGAAGCTCCGTATGAAACCATGGACATCAAAGGCCGCGACCTGGTGTCCGGTGTGCCCAAAACCCTGACCATTGATTCAAACGAGATCAGGGCAGCCATTTCCGAGCAGGTCGACGCCATTGTGGAAGCGGTCAAGATGGCCCTGGAACTGACCCCGCCCGAGCTTTCCGCCGACATTGTCGATCAGGGAATTGTGCTGACCGGTGGCGGTGCGCTCCTGCGGAATCTCGACAAAAGATTACGCGAAGAGACCGGCCTGCCGATCATCATTGCCGATGACCCCTTGTCATCGGTCGTATTGGGTTCCGGAAAGGCCCTTGAAAACATCGATGAACTGAAAGATGTCATGAGCAACTGA
- the mreC gene encoding rod shape-determining protein MreC yields MRKRGKRARPVKQLVFLSAFLVLFGILISSAIGRREFSVPHKFILEILGTAQSAVTSVTRSCSNIWSGYVDLWDVREENLRLQEEINKYQSINIKYREAVATNIRLGKLLELKEILPPPTLSAQIIGRDPSQWFKTITVDRGSSDGITRGMPVVTVEGVVGQILDGGAHYSKVLLANDPNSALDVLIQRTRVQGIIKGEGTSYRLHYVLKNNEVEAGDQIVTSGMGGVFPKGLPVGTVSKVVNNKRGMFLEIDVAPAVTFSRLEHVIIIMKSNQLAE; encoded by the coding sequence ATGAGAAAAAGAGGAAAACGGGCGCGCCCTGTAAAGCAGCTCGTCTTTTTATCAGCTTTTTTAGTCCTTTTCGGAATCCTGATCTCGTCCGCCATCGGGCGGCGGGAGTTCAGTGTGCCGCACAAGTTTATTCTCGAAATACTCGGCACCGCCCAATCGGCCGTCACCAGTGTTACCCGGTCCTGCAGCAACATCTGGTCCGGGTATGTTGATCTCTGGGATGTCCGCGAAGAAAACCTCCGCCTGCAGGAAGAGATCAACAAATATCAATCCATCAATATCAAATACCGTGAAGCGGTGGCCACCAACATCAGGCTGGGAAAGCTTCTTGAATTGAAGGAGATCCTCCCGCCCCCGACTCTCAGCGCCCAGATCATCGGCAGGGACCCTTCGCAGTGGTTCAAAACCATCACCGTCGACCGGGGGAGCAGCGATGGCATTACCAGAGGGATGCCGGTGGTAACCGTTGAAGGCGTGGTTGGGCAGATCCTTGACGGCGGCGCTCACTACTCAAAAGTCCTGCTTGCAAATGACCCGAACAGCGCCCTGGATGTTCTGATCCAGCGAACCAGGGTCCAGGGGATCATCAAGGGAGAAGGGACCAGCTACCGCCTCCACTATGTTCTGAAAAACAACGAGGTTGAAGCGGGGGATCAGATCGTCACCTCCGGAATGGGCGGCGTCTTCCCGAAAGGTTTACCGGTAGGGACCGTTTCCAAGGTTGTAAACAACAAGAGAGGAATGTTTCTGGAGATCGATGTGGCCCCGGCGGTCACTTTTTCCCGCCTGGAGCATGTAATCATTATCATGAAATCCAATCAGCTTGCTGAATAA
- the mrdA gene encoding penicillin-binding protein 2, whose translation MRDGISAPSMQRTITHLNKFDEHELFLLKKRLDLVIAVIIICLSALMIRLWFLQVHKGFEFKEQSQVNRIQELRIIAPRGNIHDRNGDVIVTNRPSFNVVLMRGDNPRDEVIKKLARILDLDISIILDRIRAGADTPKYIPIRLKEDIDWKTLVYIENNHFNLPGVRIEVLPIRDYKYGDLASHLIGYLGSINRDELEKSRLNEYEGGDLIGKQGLEKLLERQLRGERGRSMLEVNARGLEKRQLAVQQPLPGNDVYLTIDAELQKTAEETMTGKAGSVIAMEVNTGRILAMASTPPLALEEFVGGISQKAWEDLLNNPLRPLVNKSIQGQYPPASTYKIVTALSGLMEGVITPESTFTCNGIFPFGNRKFRCWKKSGHGSVDLNRAIAESCDIYFYQLSQKLNVDIIAEYAKKIGLGQETGIILEHEKSGLIPTSAWKERTYREKWQDGETLSISIGQGFNLATPLQVTRMIAAIANGGDLYRPQLVEKIVDPEGEETGIFSPILDGRMTIPPDILSLIRKGLVAAVNGKHATGEKAHLTTLTVAGKTGTAQVVHLSQVEDIDEENIPYKYRDHAWFTCYAPAENPVIAVTALVEHGGHGGSAAGPVARQMLMKYFNITEEDEKKAVLRKKQPDAT comes from the coding sequence ATGCGGGACGGAATCAGCGCGCCATCGATGCAGCGCACCATCACCCACCTGAACAAGTTTGATGAACACGAGCTTTTCCTGCTGAAAAAGCGCTTGGATCTGGTCATTGCCGTCATCATTATCTGTCTCTCGGCCCTGATGATCCGTTTGTGGTTTCTGCAGGTCCATAAGGGCTTCGAGTTCAAGGAACAATCCCAGGTCAACCGAATTCAGGAGCTGCGGATTATCGCTCCCCGAGGAAACATCCACGACCGCAATGGGGACGTCATTGTCACCAATCGCCCCAGTTTCAATGTTGTTCTGATGCGGGGAGATAACCCCCGGGATGAAGTGATCAAGAAGCTCGCCAGAATCCTTGACCTCGATATTTCCATCATCCTCGACCGCATCCGGGCTGGTGCGGACACGCCAAAATATATCCCGATCCGCCTGAAAGAGGATATCGACTGGAAAACCCTTGTCTATATCGAAAACAATCATTTCAATCTGCCGGGAGTGCGGATCGAGGTCCTGCCGATCAGGGATTACAAATATGGCGACCTTGCCTCACACCTCATCGGCTACCTGGGTTCGATCAACAGAGACGAACTCGAAAAAAGCAGGCTGAATGAATATGAGGGGGGGGACCTGATCGGCAAGCAGGGTCTTGAGAAGCTTCTTGAACGGCAGTTGCGCGGGGAACGGGGCAGATCGATGCTGGAAGTCAATGCCCGGGGTCTTGAAAAACGACAACTCGCAGTCCAGCAGCCTTTGCCGGGCAATGATGTGTACCTGACCATCGATGCCGAACTGCAGAAAACAGCGGAAGAAACCATGACCGGAAAAGCGGGCTCCGTGATCGCCATGGAGGTGAACACCGGAAGAATTCTCGCCATGGCAAGCACCCCTCCCCTTGCACTTGAAGAATTTGTCGGCGGCATATCCCAGAAAGCCTGGGAGGATCTGCTGAACAATCCGCTCCGCCCCCTGGTGAACAAATCGATCCAGGGGCAGTATCCCCCCGCCTCGACCTATAAAATCGTCACAGCCTTGAGCGGCCTGATGGAAGGCGTGATCACTCCGGAATCAACATTCACCTGCAACGGAATTTTTCCGTTCGGAAACCGGAAATTCCGCTGCTGGAAAAAAAGCGGGCACGGCTCCGTGGACCTCAATCGGGCCATCGCCGAGTCCTGCGATATTTATTTTTATCAACTGAGCCAGAAGCTGAATGTTGATATCATTGCCGAGTATGCAAAAAAAATCGGCCTCGGTCAGGAGACCGGAATCATCCTCGAACATGAGAAAAGCGGGCTGATCCCGACTTCGGCATGGAAAGAACGGACCTACCGGGAAAAATGGCAGGACGGCGAAACACTGTCAATCTCAATCGGGCAGGGATTCAACCTGGCAACCCCCCTCCAGGTCACCAGAATGATTGCGGCGATCGCCAACGGTGGAGATCTTTACCGACCCCAGCTGGTTGAGAAGATCGTCGACCCCGAGGGGGAGGAAACAGGGATCTTCAGCCCCATCCTCGATGGGAGGATGACCATCCCCCCGGATATTCTCAGCCTGATCAGAAAAGGTCTGGTTGCCGCGGTTAACGGCAAACACGCAACGGGAGAAAAAGCACACTTGACCACCCTGACCGTGGCGGGAAAAACAGGCACCGCCCAGGTGGTTCATCTTTCACAGGTAGAAGACATCGACGAAGAAAACATCCCATATAAATACCGAGATCACGCCTGGTTCACCTGCTATGCGCCGGCGGAAAATCCGGTGATCGCGGTGACGGCGCTTGTCGAGCACGGGGGCCATGGCGGCTCGGCGGCCGGCCCCGTGGCAAGGCAGATGCTGATGAAGTACTTCAACATCACCGAGGAAGATGAAAAAAAAGCTGTCCTGCGCAAAAAACAGCCGGACGCAACCTGA
- the mreD gene encoding rod shape-determining protein MreD: MLAFIFLILGSFLLILQTSLFTILPKWIGNPDLLFLVIIFMACRLDTYQGAILTLVFGLLMDIFSGIVPGLFPAVYLGLFATIKLLSKHFIIDEPSHQPPLAVAGYLLASGAIYLYTAFFSPDVTLFWSWRDLLLQMFILGILSVPSYHVFGSIQHLVASGGYKLWFSPRSRAGNRFIR; this comes from the coding sequence ATGCTTGCCTTTATCTTTCTCATCCTCGGCTCCTTCCTTCTGATTCTCCAGACCTCTCTTTTTACAATTCTTCCGAAATGGATCGGCAATCCCGACCTGCTTTTTCTGGTCATCATCTTCATGGCCTGCCGACTGGACACGTATCAGGGCGCCATCCTCACCCTGGTGTTCGGGCTGCTGATGGACATCTTCTCCGGAATCGTTCCCGGACTTTTTCCTGCGGTCTATCTCGGGCTTTTTGCCACGATCAAGCTCCTGTCGAAACATTTTATTATCGATGAACCATCACACCAGCCGCCTCTTGCCGTCGCCGGTTATCTGCTGGCCAGCGGGGCAATCTATCTCTACACCGCCTTCTTCAGCCCCGACGTCACTCTTTTCTGGTCATGGCGTGATCTGTTGCTGCAGATGTTCATTCTCGGCATTCTTTCAGTCCCCTCGTATCATGTCTTCGGCTCGATCCAGCATCTTGTGGCCAGCGGCGGATACAAGTTGTGGTTCAGCCCGCGGTCCAGAGCCGGCAACAGGTTTATCCGATGA